TGTCGTCGATCTTCCTGATCTACACGGGTGCCAGCATCGTCCAGACCTTCTTCGTCACGGCAGCTTCGTTCGGCGCCCTGTCGCTCTATGGCTACACGACCAAGCGTAATCTGTCGGCCATGGGCTCATTCCTGATGATGGGTCTCTTCGGTCTGATCATCGCTTCGCTGGTCAATCTGTTCATGGCTTCCTCGGCCCTGGACTTCGCGATCTCCGTGATTGGCGTGCTGATCTTCGCCGGTCTGACGGCTTACGACACCCAGGCGATCAAGGAGTCCTACCACGAGAGCCACTCAAGCGAGATGGCAGGCCGCAACGCCATCATGGGTGCGCTGCGTCTCTATCTCGACTTCATCAACCTCTTCCTGTTCATGCTGCGCTTCCTCGGAAACCGCGAGTAGTCGATAGGGTCGACCCTCTGGAAAACCCCGCTTCGGCGGGGTTTTTCTTTGCCCGCACCACGGTCCATGCCTGCTGCAGACATAAAAAAACCTCCGGCTCTCGCCGGAGGTTTTTCCATGACCATGCACTGAAGCAGCTTACGCGGCTTCTTCTTCCTGGGTATCGTCTTCCTCGACCGTCTTGCCACGCTTGGGGCCCTTGGCGAGGTTGACCTCGACAAGGCGAACGGCTTCCGTCTCGGACATCTTGTTCACGGCGGCGATTTCACGAGCCATACGATCAAGCGCGGCTTCGTAAAGCTGACGCTCGGAGTAAGACTGCTCGGGCTGGTTTTCGGCGCGGAACAGGTCACGAACAACTTCAGCGATCGAGATCAGGTCACCGGAATTGATTTTGGCATCATATTCCTGCGCACGACGCGACCACATTGTGCGCTTCACACGGGCCTTGCCCTGCACAACCTTCAACGCACGATCGACGAAATCAGTCTCGGACAGCTTGCGCATCCCGATGCTCACGGCCTTGGCGACCGGAACCTTCAGGCGCATCTTGTCCTTCTCGAAATCGATCACGAAAAGCTCAAGCTTCATGCCGGCGACTTCTTGCTCATCGATGGCGGTGATGGTACCCACGCCATGGGCGGGGTATACGATCGACTCGCCGGTCTTGAAACCGTGGCGCGCCGAGGAACTCTTTTTCTGCTGGGTCGTCATTCTATTCAAATACTCCCTGTTTTGCTCCCGGCGAGATGCCGGCGCCGGGTCGGTCAGGCCCGGATGAGACGACAAGACTGCGAAACTTGTCATCCTGATCCAGTCCGTCACGCAGTTGAACATCACCTAGTCGCGACAGAGACACGACACGAGCAGTGTCGCCGACGTCACAGAAATCGCGCTTTGGTGAAGTTGCTTTCGTGGTGGTTCAGGGCATAGCTATGCCGCAAAGTGGAACAGTTCCAAGAGGCTATCACAAAAAGACGAGGAAATCAATATTTTAGTGCAGTGCGCCACAATCGTGACGCACCGGACAACGAATCCGACTTTAAGTGATGGAATCGCACGCAGGATCTGCGCCAGCCATCGACAGGAGGTGGCCTGTCAGTCTCCGGAGCCCGGATTTTCCGAGAAGAACTGCTCGAATTTGCCGTCGACGCCGTCCATTTCCTTGGCTTCCGGCATCGGCTCCTTCTTCACCGTGATGTTCGGCCAGATCTTTGCGTAATCAGCATTGATTTTCAGCCACTTGTCGAGACCCGGCTCGGTATCGGGCTTGATCGCTTCAGCAGGACATTCCGGCTCGCACACGCCGCAGTCGATGCATTCATCCGGATGGATGACGAGAAAGTTCTCGCCCTCGTAGAAGCAATCGACGGGGCAGACCTCGACACAATCGGTATATTTGCAGCGAATGCAGTTGTCGGTGACGATATAGGTCATGCGGCACTCCAGGATGACGTTCTCGAACGGCAGGCGAGGGGCGAATATTGGGTCATTCCGTCAGGGCTGACACCCCGCTCGGAAGGCTCGCGCCCCGCCGGAAAAATTCTGTCGGACGGCATGTGAGCTAAAGCGGAATCCCGGCCAAGGCAAGGATAAACACCCTCAATTCTGGCGGCTTTGTAGAAATTTTCTAATCCGCAGACCAATCCGGCTCGCCGCGTAGATCATCAAGTGCGCGGCGCTCCTTTTTGGTCGGCCTCCCGGCTCCTGGAGCCCGAACACCCGGCTCAGAAGGTGTGAAGGGCTTCTTTTCAGGTGGAGGCGAGAAGTCCTCGTACAGGAGTTTGGCTTCCTCATAGGGCCCGCGCCTGTCGCCAGGCAGCTTCACGACAAGAACGAGTTTGCGTTCAGAAATGGCAATCTCCAGCCTGTCACCGGGCTTGACCTGATAACTGACCTGGCGGACTTTCTGCCCATTGATACTGACGTGGCCAGCAGTCACGCACTCCTGCGCGAGACTGCGTGATTTTGTCACACGGGCAAAGAAGAGCCACTTGTCGATGCGCTGACGCGAACCGCTCTGTGGCTTCTCCTTCATTACTTCTTCAGCTGCTCCTTGAGAGCGGCAAGCTTGGCAAAGGGCGAATCCGGATCGAGCGGCTTTTCCTTGCGCGGCGGCTTTGCTTCGAAGCGGGCCGGCTGCGACTTGTTGTTGTCACGCTCGGGACGCGGTCCGCGGTCCTTGCGATCGCCCCGATCCTGACGATCACCCTTGCCGGCGAACTTGCCGCGATTGTCGGAACGGCGATCGTCGCGACGGCCTTCGCCACGTTTCTCGCCAGCAGCCTCGGCACCTTCACGCGGCGCCGGATTGCGCTGGCCCTGCGGGCGACGATCACCACCGGGACGGCCGGCGCCACGCTGGTTGTCACTACGGCCACCCGGACGCCAGAGAAGAACGGGCTTCGGCTCAGTCGGCTCGGCCGGCTGCTCTTCGGCAGCGGCAGGCTCGGCCACTTCAGCGGCAACCGCTGCAGCAGGCTCTTCGGTCACCGCAGCCGGTGCCTCGCCTTCGGCAGATGCCTCGGCGGATTGATCGGCATCATCGACGGCAACGTCGCTCTTTTCGGCAACCGCCGGAGCCTCAGCCGCCACAGAGCCGGTCTGTGCAGCAAGGAAGGCAGCAGCCTCTTCCGCCGAAACGCTGTCGGCACGATAGCCGAGACCCTTCAGGATCTCTTCCATGTCGTCAGGCGTCGCACCCAGAATGGAAAGCATGGCCGTCGTCGTCGTGAAGCGGCGGCCGTCATAGGCACCATCAGGACGCGCCGGCGAACCCGGTTTCCACTGCAGCAGCGGGCGGATCAGGTCGGCGAGACGCTCGAGGATATCGATGCGAACAGCACGCTTGCCGAGGAAGCGGAAGCCTGCGAGCTTGTAGAACATGCGCTCGAAGCTCGGATCGGTGACCACCGAGGTGCGGCCAGCGGCGAGCACGGGGATCAGATCGCCGTAACCCGGCTTGTCGAGCCCGTCGTTCTTGAGCGCCCAGAGCAGTGTGATGAGCTCGGCCGGAGCCGGCTTGAGCAGTGCCGGCATGAAGATGTGGTAGGCGCCGAAGCGCACGCCATAGCGACGCATGGAGGCGCGACCATCCTGGTCGAGCGTCTTGACATCGTCTGCCACGTCACGCCGGAAGAGCACGCCGAGATTTTCAACGAGCTGGAAGGCGAGGCCCTTGGCCAGACCCTGCAGATCTTCTGCGCGCGACAGGTCGTCGAGCGGCTTCAGCACAGTCGAGATATGGTGATTAACAAAGCGCTCGACACGCGCCGCGACATGGTCGCGCGCAATGCCGGTCAGCTGTTCATCGGCAAGCAGGATCACGCGCGGATGAAGAATATGGTCGGTACCGATGAGACGCGCCACCGGATCGCCCAGCCAACGCACAAGGCCATCGGATCCGATGACGAGGTCATTGTTGCCGGAAGCATGAAGGCGCGCAGCGCGCGCTTCGAACTCGAGCGCCAACGCCTTGTAGGCGGCCGCCTGGACAGCCTTCGCGTCCGGCCCCTCCATGCCGGAGATCGGCGTGAACCGGAAACCGGCGAGTTGTCCCATGGCATGGCCTTCCACGAAGACATCACCGTTCACACTGATTTCAGCTTCCAACATCGCATTCTCTCTCAAGCGCTTCATGAGCACAGATGTCCTGCGATCAACAAAGCGTTTCGTCAACCGTTCATGTAACGCATCGGACAATCGGTCTTCGATTTCCCGCGTCTTTTCTTGCCAGTGTGTCGGATCGGCAAGCCAACCGGGTCGGTTCGACACATAGGTCCAAGTTCTAATCTGCGCAATCCGCGCCGACAGCGTATCGATCTCGCCATCAGTCCGATCTGCCCGCCGTACCTGTTCGCCGAGGAAATCCTCGTTGACGGTACCGCGCCTGACCAGATCGAAGTAGAGGCTCTGAATCAGATCTGCATGCTGTGCAGGTGTAATACGCCGATAGTCGGGCAGCGCACAGGCCTCCCAGAGCTTTTCGACGCGATCGGGTCGGTCGGTGATGTCGGATATCTCGGGATAGCGCGACAGATACTCCAGTGCCTGCTGGTCCGTCGCCGGCAGAGCGCGGGTCAATCCTTCGATGCGAGGCACCGCATCGAGACTTCGCTGCAGTCCCGCAATCGACGAAAAATCGAATCTTTCCGTCCGCCATTGCAGAACCTTGACCTGATCGAACTGATGCGTTTCCAGACGCTCCACCAACTCGTCGTCGAACGGATCGACACGCCCCGTCACGCCGAACGTGCCATCCTTGATGTGGCGGCCGGCTCGCCCGGCGATCTGTCCGAGCTCGCCCGGATTGAGATTGCGGAACTGGTAGCCGTCGAACTTGCGGTCCTGGGCGAAGGCGACATGATCGACATCGAGGTTCAGGCCCATGCCGATGGCATCGGTCGCAACGAGGTATTCGACA
This DNA window, taken from Peteryoungia algae, encodes the following:
- a CDS encoding Bax inhibitor-1/YccA family protein gives rise to the protein MSELRNYQSRTGQTQSATMIDEGLRAYMLKVYNLMALGLAITGIAAFATFQMAVSNGELTAFGQAIFLSPLKWVVILAPVAMVFFLSFRIHKMSVAAAQTTFWVYAAMMGLSLSSIFLIYTGASIVQTFFVTAASFGALSLYGYTTKRNLSAMGSFLMMGLFGLIIASLVNLFMASSALDFAISVIGVLIFAGLTAYDTQAIKESYHESHSSEMAGRNAIMGALRLYLDFINLFLFMLRFLGNRE
- a CDS encoding CarD family transcriptional regulator; this translates as MTTQQKKSSSARHGFKTGESIVYPAHGVGTITAIDEQEVAGMKLELFVIDFEKDKMRLKVPVAKAVSIGMRKLSETDFVDRALKVVQGKARVKRTMWSRRAQEYDAKINSGDLISIAEVVRDLFRAENQPEQSYSERQLYEAALDRMAREIAAVNKMSETEAVRLVEVNLAKGPKRGKTVEEDDTQEEEAA
- the fdxA gene encoding ferredoxin FdxA codes for the protein MTYIVTDNCIRCKYTDCVEVCPVDCFYEGENFLVIHPDECIDCGVCEPECPAEAIKPDTEPGLDKWLKINADYAKIWPNITVKKEPMPEAKEMDGVDGKFEQFFSENPGSGD
- a CDS encoding RNA-binding S4 domain-containing protein; this translates as MKEKPQSGSRQRIDKWLFFARVTKSRSLAQECVTAGHVSINGQKVRQVSYQVKPGDRLEIAISERKLVLVVKLPGDRRGPYEEAKLLYEDFSPPPEKKPFTPSEPGVRAPGAGRPTKKERRALDDLRGEPDWSAD
- a CDS encoding helicase-related protein, with the translated sequence MILSGRGVSAVLGPTNTGKTHFAIERMVAHGSGIIGLPLRLLAREVYTRVVERVGAQNVALVTGEEKISPPNARFSVCTVEAMPRETKAAFVAIDEIQLAGDLERGHIFTDRLLHLRGREETLLLGSATMKSILIQLLPGITIVERPRLSQLFYAGQKKITRLPQRTAIVAFSADEVYAIAELIRRQRGGAAVVLGALSPRTRNAQVGLYQEGDVEYLVATDAIGMGLNLDVDHVAFAQDRKFDGYQFRNLNPGELGQIAGRAGRHIKDGTFGVTGRVDPFDDELVERLETHQFDQVKVLQWRTERFDFSSIAGLQRSLDAVPRIEGLTRALPATDQQALEYLSRYPEISDITDRPDRVEKLWEACALPDYRRITPAQHADLIQSLYFDLVRRGTVNEDFLGEQVRRADRTDGEIDTLSARIAQIRTWTYVSNRPGWLADPTHWQEKTREIEDRLSDALHERLTKRFVDRRTSVLMKRLRENAMLEAEISVNGDVFVEGHAMGQLAGFRFTPISGMEGPDAKAVQAAAYKALALEFEARAARLHASGNNDLVIGSDGLVRWLGDPVARLIGTDHILHPRVILLADEQLTGIARDHVAARVERFVNHHISTVLKPLDDLSRAEDLQGLAKGLAFQLVENLGVLFRRDVADDVKTLDQDGRASMRRYGVRFGAYHIFMPALLKPAPAELITLLWALKNDGLDKPGYGDLIPVLAAGRTSVVTDPSFERMFYKLAGFRFLGKRAVRIDILERLADLIRPLLQWKPGSPARPDGAYDGRRFTTTTAMLSILGATPDDMEEILKGLGYRADSVSAEEAAAFLAAQTGSVAAEAPAVAEKSDVAVDDADQSAEASAEGEAPAAVTEEPAAAVAAEVAEPAAAEEQPAEPTEPKPVLLWRPGGRSDNQRGAGRPGGDRRPQGQRNPAPREGAEAAGEKRGEGRRDDRRSDNRGKFAGKGDRQDRGDRKDRGPRPERDNNKSQPARFEAKPPRKEKPLDPDSPFAKLAALKEQLKK